The stretch of DNA GATGAAAACCCTTTTGAGAATCTGCTTGAGACTCTTTATAAGGGCAAAATGATAAATTCCAAGCCTGTAAAGATACGCTATGCAAAAAATCTTGAAGAACTCGATGGAAGCGACATTGTTTATATTACGGTAACAAATCCGCTTTTTGCACAAGAGATCATTGCCTATTCACAAGCCAACTCAATTCTTAGCATAAGCGATCAGAGAGGTTTTGCTCAAAGGGGCGGCATAATCCAGCTTAGTTTTGTTGCAAGAAAGGCACACTTGGTCATTAATCATGAAGCATCTCAGGCTTCAGGCATTAAGATCAGCTCGTCTCTCTTGGCAATTGCAGCTCAAGTTATCCAAAAGGACAAAAAATGATTCGAATTCTACTTTTGCTATTTTCGCTTCTTTTCTCTCAAATGCAGGCTTTAGCTAATAGTGATTCATTGTTTGACAAGTCACTTGAAGAGCTTTTGGATCTAGAGACTGAAACAAAAGCTGATGTCGGCTCAAGAAGTGGCAAACGTGATATGACATTTTCAGAAGTCCCTATCGATGTTATTACCTCTGAGCAGATAAGACAAAGCGGAGCGACAGAACTAACAAGAGTGCTCTCAAGATTTATTCCAGGATTTAATGCGCCAAGAAGTTCTATTACCGATGGAACGGATCATGTAAAAACTTTTACTCTTAGAGGATTAGATCCAGACCAAGTACTCGTTCTTATTAATGGAAAGCGTATGCATCAAAGCTCGCTTACCCATACAAACGGAACTATTGGCAGAGGGACTTCAAATGTTGATCTTAATACCATTCCCCTAGTCTCTATCGATAGAATCGAATTTTTAAGAGACAGCGCAGCAGCTCAGTACGGCTCAGATGCGATCGCAGGTGTTATCAATATAATACTCAAAGGGTTTGCATACGAGAGTGAGGCAAACTTAAGATACGGTGAAACATCAAAGGGCGACGGAGCGCTAAAGCAGAGTGATTTTTTCTACTCGATTCCTCTTGAATACGATGGATTTTTTAATATCTCGGGAGAAATTAGAGACAGAGCTTCAACAAATAGAGCAGGAGCAGATTCAAGAGATAACTATATTGTAAATACACACTATGGAGACCCTGATACACTTGACAAAATATTGGCTATTAATGGTGAAGTAGTTATGAAAAATGGAAATATAGTTTATATGCATGGACTATACAACAAAAGAGAGAGCGAAGCAGGAGCTTTTTACAGACTTGAAGGGGATGCGGCAAACAATATAAATATATATCCTGATGGTTTTTTACCAATGATCGCGCCAAAAATAGAGGACTACTCTTTTACGATTGGTTCAAAGGGGGTCATGGGTAGAGATCTTTCATGGGATGCAAGTTACACTAGAGGTTATAACGATTTTCATTTTTTTGTCTACAACACTCATAACGACTCTTTAGGTGAGAGCTCACCCACCTCTTTTGACAGCGGAGGAACTAAATATACACAAGATATTTTAAACCTTGATTTCTCAACAAAAGTAAAAGAACTTACTGTTGCTTTTGGGGCGGAGTTTAAAATGGAGAATTATCGCATATATAGCGGAGAGGAAGGCTCATATATATTAGGGAGTGCTAGTACTTTAGCTGGTGCACAAGGTTTTCCGGGCTTTCAACCTCAAAACGAGACGGATAAGAGTCGTAAAAATGGCGCTTTGTATCTAGATTTAAAATACAACTCGACAAAAGATTTGACTTTTGGAGCAGCTTCAAGATATGAAAAGAATAGTGATTTTGGCGCAACATGGGATCAGAAAATCTCTGCTACTTATAAGCCTACACAATCAACAATGCTAAGAAGCAGTGCAAGTACAGGTTTTAGAGCCCCATCACTTACCCAATCATATTATACGCACACCGTTATGGCAACATCAGGAATAGATATTGTCCAAAAAGGAACCTTTGCAACAGATCATCCTCTCTCGGTCGCTCTTGGTGCGACTCCGCTTGATGCCGAAAAATCAACTCACTTCTCTGCCGGACTAGTCTATGCACCGACATCAGATTTTTCACTCTCACTTGATTATTTCTACACTAAAATAGACGATAGAATAATGCTAAGTAGAAATATAAGTTTTGACGAAGATGCTTCATTGACCCCAATCTTTAATCTTTATGGAGTGCAGCAGGCAAGATACTTTACAAATGCTCTAGATACAGAGACAGATGGGTTTGATCTTAGAATGAGCTATAAGCATCAATTTAAAAACAGCTCTAATCTAAAGACAGGTCTAAGTTACCATAGAAACAGCACAAAAGTAGTAGGGGCAAAAGACTCTTTTTTAACTTCAGGAATCATAGGAGCAACATCACTTGCAGAGGCAAAAGCTGTTATAGAGAAGTCGCAACCAAATGATGATCTCAAAATCTGGGCACAGTACTTTTTGAAAAACTACGCTTTTGCGCTAAATCTAAATAGATATGGCAGCTACGAACATCTCTTCGCTGGAGAGACTAATAAATTTGGTGCAAAATGGACAACTGATGCAGAGATCTCTTATGAGATCTCTAAAAAATTAAACTTTGCTATAGGAGCAGAGAACCTTTTTGATGTCTACCCCGATAAATGGTCTGATACATATAATCCGCTTATAGGAGAAGATTCAATTATTCAGTACTCTCAATACTCTCCGTTTGGGGTTAACGGAGCATTTTACTATGTAAGAGTCGGTGTTAAATTTTAGAAAATAGTGCGGGGGTTAAGATAGTGAATATTAGAGTCTATTACGAATAGGCTACTTATATATTTATTACAGAAAAACCCCATAAATAAAGGCTTTTTATTTTCTACAATTCTTCTTTCATATTTATTTAAGATCTGATTTTGGAGCGAAAAAAGAGCGAATAATTTTGAGTATACCTCGTGTAGCTCGTGCATATATTTTAGACTATATTAAGTTTTATTCAAATATACTTCTCGTGTAGCTCGTGCATATATTTTAGATTTTATTAAGGATTAAGCTTGAAACAATTCTCTCTTGATATTTTACAGATTTTAGCTTCAAATGTTGATACTTACATATCTCGTAGCGATATAGAAAATAAATTAGAAAGAGTTTCTAAAAGGGCTATTTTAAATGAGTTAAAACTTCTTCTTACTCAAAAAAGAGTCAAAATTGTTGGACAAAGTTCACAAATAGCATATAAGATTTCAAATGCTTATTATGAAGAGTATCCAGAACTTCTTTATATCTATCAAAATCAAATCTTAGTTGGTTATCTTGGCTTTGATTATCAAACTTACTATTTTACTTACGATACAAACTATTTAATTAGTGGTAAATACATCGCAAAATTTCAAATGCTATTTAGTTTGGAAACATTTGTTCAAGAATCATGTTTTGTAGATTTTGAAGAGTGTCTTCCAGAGGGAATTGATAGAAAAATATTGATTGATAAGATCGGTAATGCTACAGAGTTTTTTTTACTTGCTCACAATGACTATAGTAAAAATGATTTGATATTTTCTTCAAAACCTCTAACATTTGCTGAAAAATTAAAACCTCAAAGTTATCTAGTAAATAAAGAGAAAATTCTAGGAAAAAACAAATTCCCAAATATTTTAAAATATACTGTAGATATCGATGATGTTTCACTTTTTCCTTCACTTCATATGGATGAAACCGAGGAATTAAAGCATGTACGAACAATGAGTTTATCTGGTTATCAGCACAAACTTCAAGTGGTGGTTGATGGTGATACAATCAGAACTCCAAAAAATGGTGAGGATGCAAACTTTTTTATAAAGCCGTATGATCCTATAAAGGCTTATGAGAATAGTGAGTATTACTTTCCACACATCGCTATCAATGAACATCTTCATATGAGTTTTGCAAAAAATGAACTTGGGTTTGATGTTCCTATGAGTGGCATATTTAAGAGAACGAGTGATAGAGAATACCACTATTTTATAAAGTATTTTGATCGTATTGGAAGTTATAAATTTCAAAGAAAAGAGTTCTCTACTTTTATGGGATTAAATAGTGATAACAAATATAAAACAAGTTCAGAAAAGCTTTTTGAAACAGCTGCAAAAGTTTTTCCAAGACAAAGCGACCGCCTAAGAATGTTAGAGTACTATTTTTACTCTTTTGTTATCAGGCACGAAGATATGCACACAAAAAATATATCTGCAATTTATGACAATGACAAAATTTTTATAGCACCTTTGTACGATATAGCAAGTACCGGATTTTATAATGGCATTATAAATTTTGAATCACATCTTACTATCAATGGCAAGCAAACAAATATTAGATACAATGACTTTTTGAAGCTGACAAGCAAAGCTAAAGTAGATAAAAACGATTTTAAAATTTCTGCCACAAAGATGCTAAAAGCTTATATACAAAAGATGCCAACTTATATTAAAAAAATATCAAAACTTGAAAATATAGATTTTTTTATAAAAGAAAAACCCAATGCGCAAGATAAAAAAATAAAAATCAAATCTCAATCTACTCTTGATATTGTAATGATGGAACATTATAAAAATAGATGCGAAACTCTAAAACAAAATGGCTGGTTTGAAAAACTTGGTATCTAAAACTTATAAAGAAGATGAAGAAACTAGGCTTAAGAAAATCTCTTACATTGGAGCGATTTTTGGAGCGAATGTTTTAACAGAGTTGTCAAAATCCGATAAACAGGGGGTAGTTAATTGAATATAAGAGTCTATTACGAAGATACCGATACAGGTGGAGTTGTTTATCACTCTAACTACCTTAATTTTTGCGAGCGTGCAAGAAGCGAAGCTTTTTTCTCTAAAGGTCTTACTCCTGTTTTACAAAACGGTCATTTTGTCGCTAGAAGAGTCGAGGCTGATTATATAAAGAGTGCAAAGCTCGGAGATGAACTATGTGTAATGACGAGACTCATAGAGATGAGAGCGGCTTCGTTTAAGTTGCTGCAGAGTGTATTTAAAGAGAATGAGAAGATATTTGAGCTAACTATCACTCTGGCATATATAAATTTTGAGGGCAAGCCTCAAAAGATCACAAAAGAGGTAGAGGAGTTAGTCCGCTTGCTTTTCATAGAGTGAGTAGTATGGTATAAACCTTGAAAATGAGGGCTGAAGCAGGTTGATAGGGTAGATCATCTGGTTATCGACATTTTCTATATCATACTCTCTTGCTTCGCCGCTTATTAGATGGGCAAAGTAGTCTATGCCGACGGTTGTCGTGTAGTTTATCCAGTCATATACGATATCGTTGCCCAAAAGAGAGTTTGTCTCAATGAGGACATCTTTGTTCTGCGTAATGGAGTTGGCGATTATCATATCTTTTCTGTCTTGATACTGTGTCATAGAGAGAAGCAGCGGGTTGTAGTTTGTCTGTGTTGAGAGTATATTCGTAGCGTTTGTGTCATAGAGCGTAAGCTGAGATATTATCATTCCGCTTTTTATGATCGGAGTGTTTACGAAAAAAGAGGCTGCGTTTATCTTTTCGTTCTCTTTAAGCTGTTTTTCGAGGTTTGTAGTCTGCTGTGGAATAGAGAACTTTATAATAGTCGGTTTTTCTGTAGCCTGCATAGAGTTTGAAACAGTATCAGCAAATTTAGCGCTAAATGCATACTCCTGATACTCTGAGAGCTGTTCTCCTATAGCGGATTGATCAAAAAATATGACAAGAGGAGAGATCGCCTCTTTTAAGAGAAGATCGCTCTGCGCTCTGTAGTCTATTCCTCCGTAGTAGAGATAGCTTGAAGCATTTTTAGCATCTTTTTTGTTAATGGTCGGAAAAAATATGTTTATGTCAGGGTCTATTCTTGAGACGATCTCCTCACCCTCTTGTGTCATCGGCGCTATCACGTAAGAGAAGCCGTCTTTTTGAATTTTTTGAAGAGCTTCTTTTATATCGTCATAACTCTCATCCTCTATTTTGTAGCTTTTTAGCTCAAACGGACGGTTTTTTGACATAAGATAGGCAAAAGATGCGTTTGTGGTAGAGGCTGCATATCTTGCAATTTTTTTGTATGGCAGAAGCAGGGCAATACGAAGTTTGCTCCCTGTAAAGACCTTTTTAACATTAAAGATCGCCATATATTCTTGCCTTCTGGCTTCTAAAACATCATCTTCAAGCTTTTTTCTTGCATGTGCCAAAAATGAGAATATATGACCATTTTCAAGATGCTCCTGCAAGCACTCTTCATTACAAGGGTATGGATCGAGATTTTGTACATCTGTTTTTGGAATAGTTATATCGGAGACTATAAAGCTTTTTGAAAACAGCAGTGCGGGAAAAAGCAAAGCGATAATATATAGTTTTTTCATAGACAACTCTTTATAGTTTTTAGATCGTTAAAAGCGATTTTTTTATCATCAGGATTTCTAAGAAGATGATTCGGATGAAGTATAGGAACAAGTTTGTAATCTTTAAAGTCTACAACATGGCCTCTTACACTTCCAAAATTTTCTTCTTCAGATGTAACTTTAGCATAAGCATCCTTACCTAAAGTTACAACTACTTTTGGTTTTACAAATTCTATCTGTGAAAAAAGATAGCTTTTACATGAGTCCCACTCTGAGTCTGAGGGTATATTGGAGTTTAGAGGTTTGCATTTTACGGCGTGTGTAAAGTATACATCTTCAACTTTTAGTTTTAATACATTCTCTATCATATCTTTGAGCATCTCACCGCTTCTGCCGCTGTAGTAGGAGTTTGCATTGTCTTCGCTGTAAGATACGCTATAGTCAATAATCATGAGATCTGCATTTTGGTTGCCATACCCGCTCATACTCTGTTTCCTTGATTTGCTAAGATCGCACAGATGGCAGGTAGATATATTTTTTGTAAGTTCATTTAAGTTTTTAGGTTTTTCATTTGGGCTTACCCGGTTTATGGAAAAAGAGTCGCTGTATTCAAACCCTAGAGCTTTG from Sulfurimonas crateris encodes:
- a CDS encoding YfiR family protein, with amino-acid sequence MIKVFFISILFSLTLFAQNLSEEKKLQAVFFSKFAKFIEWPKENKESFVITIIDENPFENLLETLYKGKMINSKPVKIRYAKNLEELDGSDIVYITVTNPLFAQEIIAYSQANSILSISDQRGFAQRGGIIQLSFVARKAHLVINHEASQASGIKISSSLLAIAAQVIQKDKK
- a CDS encoding TonB-dependent receptor plug domain-containing protein, with amino-acid sequence MIRILLLLFSLLFSQMQALANSDSLFDKSLEELLDLETETKADVGSRSGKRDMTFSEVPIDVITSEQIRQSGATELTRVLSRFIPGFNAPRSSITDGTDHVKTFTLRGLDPDQVLVLINGKRMHQSSLTHTNGTIGRGTSNVDLNTIPLVSIDRIEFLRDSAAAQYGSDAIAGVINIILKGFAYESEANLRYGETSKGDGALKQSDFFYSIPLEYDGFFNISGEIRDRASTNRAGADSRDNYIVNTHYGDPDTLDKILAINGEVVMKNGNIVYMHGLYNKRESEAGAFYRLEGDAANNINIYPDGFLPMIAPKIEDYSFTIGSKGVMGRDLSWDASYTRGYNDFHFFVYNTHNDSLGESSPTSFDSGGTKYTQDILNLDFSTKVKELTVAFGAEFKMENYRIYSGEEGSYILGSASTLAGAQGFPGFQPQNETDKSRKNGALYLDLKYNSTKDLTFGAASRYEKNSDFGATWDQKISATYKPTQSTMLRSSASTGFRAPSLTQSYYTHTVMATSGIDIVQKGTFATDHPLSVALGATPLDAEKSTHFSAGLVYAPTSDFSLSLDYFYTKIDDRIMLSRNISFDEDASLTPIFNLYGVQQARYFTNALDTETDGFDLRMSYKHQFKNSSNLKTGLSYHRNSTKVVGAKDSFLTSGIIGATSLAEAKAVIEKSQPNDDLKIWAQYFLKNYAFALNLNRYGSYEHLFAGETNKFGAKWTTDAEISYEISKKLNFAIGAENLFDVYPDKWSDTYNPLIGEDSIIQYSQYSPFGVNGAFYYVRVGVKF
- a CDS encoding HipA domain-containing protein, translating into MKQFSLDILQILASNVDTYISRSDIENKLERVSKRAILNELKLLLTQKRVKIVGQSSQIAYKISNAYYEEYPELLYIYQNQILVGYLGFDYQTYYFTYDTNYLISGKYIAKFQMLFSLETFVQESCFVDFEECLPEGIDRKILIDKIGNATEFFLLAHNDYSKNDLIFSSKPLTFAEKLKPQSYLVNKEKILGKNKFPNILKYTVDIDDVSLFPSLHMDETEELKHVRTMSLSGYQHKLQVVVDGDTIRTPKNGEDANFFIKPYDPIKAYENSEYYFPHIAINEHLHMSFAKNELGFDVPMSGIFKRTSDREYHYFIKYFDRIGSYKFQRKEFSTFMGLNSDNKYKTSSEKLFETAAKVFPRQSDRLRMLEYYFYSFVIRHEDMHTKNISAIYDNDKIFIAPLYDIASTGFYNGIINFESHLTINGKQTNIRYNDFLKLTSKAKVDKNDFKISATKMLKAYIQKMPTYIKKISKLENIDFFIKEKPNAQDKKIKIKSQSTLDIVMMEHYKNRCETLKQNGWFEKLGI
- a CDS encoding YbgC/FadM family acyl-CoA thioesterase; protein product: MNIRVYYEDTDTGGVVYHSNYLNFCERARSEAFFSKGLTPVLQNGHFVARRVEADYIKSAKLGDELCVMTRLIEMRAASFKLLQSVFKENEKIFELTITLAYINFEGKPQKITKEVEELVRLLFIE
- a CDS encoding uracil-DNA glycosylase; this encodes MSGYGNQNADLMIIDYSVSYSEDNANSYYSGRSGEMLKDMIENVLKLKVEDVYFTHAVKCKPLNSNIPSDSEWDSCKSYLFSQIEFVKPKVVVTLGKDAYAKVTSEEENFGSVRGHVVDFKDYKLVPILHPNHLLRNPDDKKIAFNDLKTIKSCL